From Methylobacterium radiodurans, a single genomic window includes:
- a CDS encoding alpha/beta fold hydrolase, with amino-acid sequence MGQTDEAPAFIAVGDGGSRREIALRVRDGAGPPVVWLGGFRSDMGATKAVAVDDWAERAGRRFVRFDYTGHGASGGDFAACTISTWLEDAEAVIAAHAPERPVLVGSSMGGWIACLAARARLAAGRPAAGLVLIAPALDFTEDLMWDQFPKGVRDALERDGVWMRQSAYAPEPDPVTMALIADGRRNRLLTGPLDLGCPVHILQGMRDPDVPHPHAFKILDRLPAEGTVLTLIADGDHRLSRPQDITRLIGAVAEMA; translated from the coding sequence ATGGGGCAGACGGATGAGGCGCCCGCGTTCATCGCGGTCGGGGACGGCGGGAGCCGGCGCGAGATCGCCCTGCGGGTGCGGGACGGCGCTGGGCCGCCGGTGGTCTGGCTCGGCGGCTTCCGCTCCGACATGGGCGCCACCAAGGCCGTGGCGGTCGATGACTGGGCGGAGCGCGCGGGGCGCCGCTTCGTGCGCTTCGACTATACGGGCCACGGCGCCTCGGGCGGGGATTTCGCCGCCTGCACGATCTCGACCTGGCTGGAGGATGCCGAGGCTGTGATCGCGGCCCATGCGCCGGAGCGGCCGGTGCTCGTCGGCTCCTCGATGGGCGGTTGGATCGCCTGCCTCGCCGCACGGGCCCGCCTCGCCGCCGGGCGGCCGGCCGCCGGGCTGGTGCTGATCGCCCCGGCCCTCGACTTCACCGAGGACCTGATGTGGGACCAGTTCCCGAAAGGCGTGCGGGACGCGCTGGAGCGCGACGGGGTCTGGATGCGCCAGAGCGCCTACGCGCCGGAGCCCGATCCCGTCACCATGGCGCTGATCGCGGACGGGCGGCGGAACCGGCTGCTGACCGGCCCGCTCGATCTCGGCTGCCCGGTCCACATCCTCCAGGGGATGCGCGACCCGGACGTGCCGCACCCGCACGCCTTCAAGATCCTCGACCGGCTGCCCGCGGAGGGCACGGTGCTGACCCTGATCGCGGACGGCGACCACCGCCTCTCGCGGCCGCAGGACATCACGCGGCTGATCGGGGCGGTGGCGGAGATGGCGTGA
- a CDS encoding DUF1186 domain-containing protein → MDDAILIAELSAATHLPKVALRKALERPEVVAPETLRLLEVAATGADLEEGEANLLFWGLHVLAHARDTRALAPLLRLLRQDEDTLDAYLGDAVTSTLAKVVASLFDGDPEPIFALIRDSTVDDAVRQALFSACVTLCHTGRIDRDAVQALLVRFDDAKAAVEEGIAWIGWEETIALLGFRDLAPRAEAARSDGRITDEFSDAGWFKEALRKAVNRPDDLRRFDAWSYGTLDDPLADLAWTEEGAGLPQQNPYRDIGRNDPCPCGSGQKFKKCCLGKVATV, encoded by the coding sequence ATGGACGACGCCATCCTGATCGCTGAACTCTCGGCCGCGACGCATCTGCCGAAGGTCGCCCTCCGGAAGGCGCTGGAGCGGCCGGAGGTGGTCGCGCCCGAGACGCTGCGTCTCCTTGAGGTCGCCGCCACGGGCGCCGATCTCGAGGAGGGCGAGGCCAATCTCCTGTTCTGGGGCTTGCACGTGCTGGCGCACGCCCGCGACACCCGGGCGCTCGCACCGCTGCTGCGCCTGCTCCGCCAGGACGAGGACACCCTCGACGCGTATCTGGGTGACGCCGTCACCTCGACCCTGGCGAAGGTAGTGGCGAGCCTTTTCGACGGGGATCCGGAGCCGATCTTCGCGCTGATCCGCGACAGCACGGTCGACGACGCCGTCCGGCAGGCCCTGTTCTCGGCCTGCGTCACCCTCTGCCACACCGGCCGGATCGACCGGGATGCCGTGCAGGCTCTCCTCGTCCGCTTCGACGACGCCAAGGCCGCGGTCGAGGAGGGCATCGCCTGGATCGGCTGGGAGGAGACGATCGCGCTCCTCGGCTTCCGTGACCTCGCGCCCCGGGCCGAGGCGGCGCGGAGCGACGGACGCATCACGGACGAGTTCAGCGATGCGGGCTGGTTCAAGGAAGCTTTGCGCAAGGCGGTGAACCGGCCCGACGACCTGCGCCGCTTCGATGCCTGGAGCTACGGCACGCTGGACGATCCGCTGGCCGACCTCGCCTGGACCGAGGAGGGCGCGGGGCTGCCGCAGCAGAACCCCTACCGGGATATCGGCCGCAACGATCCCTGCCCCTGCGGCAGCGGCCAGAAGTTCAAGAAGTGCTGCCTCGGCAAGGTCGCAACGGTCTGA
- the pheT gene encoding phenylalanine--tRNA ligase subunit beta, producing MKFTLSWLKDHLDTGASLDEIAETLTRIGLEVEGIEDKAAALKPYVVAKVLTAEQHPNADRLRVCTVDAGDGQPLQVVCGAPNARAGMISVFAPPGTYVPGKNITLSVGTIRGVESRGMLCSGAELGLGDDHDGILDLPDDAPVGQPYALYAGLDDPVIEINLTPNRPDCTAVSGIARDLAAAGLGTLKRAPEPPVRGQGPCPVAVTLDLHEQHRDLAPLFALRLVRGVRNGPSPEWMQARLRAIGLRPINALVDITNYMTFDRGRPLHVFDAAKVKGGLTVRLARADETLKALDGREHRLGPETVVITDEAGVESIAGIIGGEASGCDESTTDVLVESALWNPQNIAQTGRRLGVVTDARYRFERGVDPASTLPGLDHATRLVLEICGGTPTEATVAGALPETERVIDFPWTEVRRLAGIDLPRVEMKVILEALGFHVAGSGDRVKVLTPSWRPDIEGKADLVEEVIRIAGLDRIEAKPLPRAESVSKPVLTPIQKRTRLARRALAGRGLMEAVTWSFIPHADAELFGGGGADLVLANPIASELSDMRPSLVPGLLRAAQRNADRGYPDAALFEVGQCFASDAPEGQSIRATAVRRGTAGFTGAGRNWDGAAPAVDAFQAKADALALLSALGVPTGGLQVVAGGPAWLHPGRSGTLQFGPKNQVGFFGEIHPRVMRALDLKGTLVAFEIDLGALPLPKQRATKTKPVLALSDLQPLARDFAFVVGRDVPAGEIVRAAQGAERKLVVGVDVFDLYEGAGVPEGQKSVAVAVRLQPTERTLTDAEIEAVSQKIVAEVARKTGATLRG from the coding sequence ATGAAGTTCACCCTCTCCTGGCTCAAGGACCACCTCGACACCGGCGCCTCGCTCGATGAGATCGCCGAGACGCTGACCCGCATCGGCCTGGAGGTCGAGGGGATCGAGGACAAGGCCGCCGCGCTGAAGCCCTACGTGGTGGCGAAGGTGCTGACCGCCGAGCAGCACCCGAACGCCGACCGGCTCCGCGTCTGCACGGTCGATGCCGGCGACGGTCAGCCGCTGCAGGTGGTCTGCGGCGCGCCGAACGCGCGGGCCGGCATGATCTCGGTCTTCGCGCCCCCCGGCACCTACGTGCCGGGCAAGAACATCACCCTGTCGGTCGGCACGATCCGCGGCGTCGAGAGCCGCGGCATGCTCTGCTCTGGCGCTGAGCTCGGCCTCGGCGACGACCATGACGGCATCCTCGACCTTCCCGACGATGCCCCGGTCGGCCAACCCTACGCGCTCTATGCCGGGCTCGACGACCCGGTCATCGAGATCAACCTGACGCCCAACCGCCCGGATTGCACGGCCGTGTCGGGCATCGCCCGCGACCTCGCGGCGGCCGGCCTCGGCACCCTGAAGCGGGCGCCCGAGCCGCCGGTGCGCGGCCAGGGTCCCTGCCCGGTCGCGGTGACGCTCGATCTGCACGAGCAGCACCGCGACCTCGCCCCGCTCTTCGCGCTCCGCCTCGTGCGCGGGGTGAGGAACGGGCCCTCGCCCGAGTGGATGCAGGCGCGGCTGCGCGCGATCGGGCTCCGGCCGATCAACGCGCTCGTCGATATCACCAACTACATGACCTTCGACCGCGGCCGGCCGCTGCACGTCTTCGACGCCGCCAAGGTGAAGGGCGGCCTGACCGTCCGCCTCGCCCGCGCGGACGAGACCCTGAAGGCGCTGGACGGGCGCGAGCACCGGCTCGGCCCCGAGACCGTGGTGATCACCGACGAGGCCGGCGTCGAATCGATCGCCGGCATCATCGGCGGCGAGGCCTCGGGCTGCGACGAGAGCACGACCGACGTGCTCGTCGAATCGGCCCTGTGGAACCCGCAGAACATCGCCCAGACCGGCCGCCGCCTCGGCGTTGTGACGGATGCGCGCTACCGCTTCGAGCGCGGCGTCGATCCGGCCTCCACGCTGCCGGGCCTCGACCACGCCACGCGGCTGGTGCTCGAGATCTGCGGCGGCACGCCGACCGAGGCGACGGTCGCGGGGGCACTCCCCGAGACCGAGCGGGTCATCGACTTCCCCTGGACCGAGGTGCGCCGGCTCGCCGGGATCGACCTGCCGCGGGTCGAGATGAAGGTGATCCTCGAAGCCCTCGGCTTCCACGTGGCGGGCTCGGGCGACCGGGTGAAGGTGCTCACCCCCTCCTGGCGGCCCGACATCGAGGGCAAGGCCGACCTCGTCGAGGAGGTGATCCGCATCGCCGGCCTCGACCGGATCGAGGCCAAGCCCTTGCCGCGCGCGGAGAGCGTCTCGAAGCCCGTCCTCACCCCGATCCAGAAGCGCACCCGGCTTGCCCGGCGGGCGCTGGCCGGCCGCGGCCTGATGGAGGCGGTGACGTGGTCGTTCATCCCGCACGCGGACGCCGAGCTGTTCGGCGGCGGCGGGGCCGACCTCGTGCTGGCAAACCCCATCGCCTCCGAACTCTCCGACATGCGCCCGAGCCTGGTGCCGGGCCTGCTCCGCGCCGCGCAGCGCAACGCCGACCGCGGCTACCCGGACGCGGCCCTGTTCGAGGTCGGCCAGTGCTTCGCGAGCGACGCGCCCGAGGGTCAGAGCATCCGGGCGACCGCGGTGCGCCGCGGCACGGCGGGCTTCACCGGTGCCGGCCGGAACTGGGACGGCGCGGCGCCCGCCGTCGATGCCTTCCAGGCCAAGGCCGACGCGCTGGCGCTGCTCTCCGCCCTCGGGGTCCCGACCGGCGGGCTGCAGGTGGTGGCCGGCGGCCCGGCCTGGCTGCATCCCGGCCGCTCCGGCACGCTCCAGTTCGGGCCGAAGAACCAAGTCGGCTTCTTCGGCGAGATTCACCCGCGGGTGATGAGGGCGCTCGACCTCAAGGGCACGCTGGTGGCCTTCGAGATCGACCTCGGCGCCCTGCCGCTGCCGAAGCAGCGGGCCACCAAGACGAAGCCGGTGCTGGCGCTCTCCGACCTCCAGCCGCTCGCGCGCGACTTCGCCTTCGTGGTCGGCCGCGACGTCCCGGCCGGCGAGATCGTGCGCGCCGCGCAAGGGGCCGAGCGCAAGCTCGTGGTGGGGGTCGACGTGTTCGACCTCTACGAGGGCGCGGGCGTGCCCGAGGGCCAGAAGTCGGTGGCGGTCGCCGTGCGGCTGCAGCCGACCGAGCGCACGCTGACCGACGCCGAAATCGAGGCGGTGAGCCAGAAGATCGTGGCCGAGGTCGCGCGCAAGACCGGCGCGACCCTGCGGGGCTGA
- the infC gene encoding translation initiation factor IF-3, whose translation MPAPQKDGPRANRDIRGVRDVQLIDAEGQNRGVVPFFDALQMAEEAGLDLVEIAPNSAPPVCKLLDYGRFRFNEQKKQNEARKRQKTVEVKEIKLRPGIDKHDYDVKMKSVQRFFEEGDKVKVTLRFRGREMAHQDLGLRLLERVKHETAEIAKVESEPMLEGRQMIMILAPR comes from the coding sequence ATGCCGGCCCCGCAGAAGGACGGGCCGCGCGCCAACCGGGACATTCGCGGCGTCCGCGACGTGCAGCTCATCGACGCGGAAGGCCAGAACCGCGGCGTCGTCCCGTTCTTCGACGCCCTTCAGATGGCCGAGGAGGCGGGCCTCGATCTCGTGGAGATCGCGCCGAACTCCGCGCCGCCCGTCTGCAAGCTCCTCGATTACGGCCGCTTCCGCTTCAACGAGCAGAAGAAGCAGAACGAGGCGCGCAAGCGGCAGAAGACGGTCGAGGTCAAGGAGATCAAGCTCCGTCCCGGCATCGACAAGCACGACTACGACGTCAAGATGAAGTCGGTGCAGCGGTTCTTCGAGGAGGGCGACAAGGTCAAGGTGACCCTGCGCTTCCGCGGCCGCGAGATGGCTCACCAGGATCTCGGCCTGCGCCTCCTCGAGCGCGTGAAGCACGAGACCGCCGAGATCGCCAAGGTCGAGAGCGAGCCGATGCTCGAAGGCCGGCAGATGATCATGATCCTGGCGCCGCGCTAG
- the rplT gene encoding 50S ribosomal protein L20 — protein MARVKRGVTSHAKHKKVLKAAKGYYGRRKNTIRIAKQAVEKGMQYAYRDRKNKKRTFRALWIQRLNAAVREHGLTYSRFIDGLAKSGIVVDRKALSELAIHEPASFAVVVEKAKAALPAAKAA, from the coding sequence ATGGCCCGCGTCAAGCGCGGCGTGACGAGTCACGCGAAGCACAAGAAGGTTCTGAAGGCCGCCAAGGGCTATTACGGCCGCCGCAAGAATACGATCCGCATCGCCAAGCAGGCGGTCGAGAAGGGCATGCAGTATGCCTACCGCGACCGCAAGAACAAGAAGCGCACCTTCCGCGCCCTCTGGATCCAGCGCCTCAACGCCGCGGTCCGCGAGCACGGCCTGACCTACTCGCGCTTCATCGACGGCCTGGCCAAATCCGGCATCGTCGTCGACCGCAAGGCGCTCTCGGAGCTCGCCATCCACGAGCCGGCGAGCTTCGCCGTCGTCGTCGAGAAGGCCAAGGCCGCCCTGCCGGCCGCCAAGGCCGCCTGA
- a CDS encoding glycosyltransferase family 4 protein: protein MTGETRSPTGFPTQAPPLAGACVLQIIPALDAGGAERTTVDVAAGLAAAGARALVATEGGRLVGELQAKGGVWVPFPAGSKNPLAMALNVGRLARLCRREGVGLIHARSRAPAWVALGAARRLRLPFVTTYHGSYSGRTGVKVLYNSVMARGDAVIANSHYTADLIRRLHAEQAGDRVQVIHRGTDLAAFTPVAVGPGRVEALRRSWGVAPHERVVLLAARLTAWKGHRVLIEAAALMRGRGVGDLAVVLAGDPQGREGYVREIDALIAARGLQGIVRRVGHCTDMPAAFRAASVVAVPSVEPEAFGRAAVEAQALGTPVVVSDLGAVPETVLSPPDVEPGQRTGWRVPAGDADALAAALGDALALGASARDALGRRARAHVEANFSLERMVGDTLDVYARLLGRAT from the coding sequence ATGACCGGCGAGACGCGCAGCCCCACCGGCTTTCCCACACAGGCACCGCCGCTCGCGGGCGCCTGCGTGCTTCAGATCATCCCCGCGCTTGACGCAGGCGGCGCGGAGCGCACCACCGTCGACGTCGCGGCGGGCCTCGCCGCGGCGGGCGCCCGGGCGCTGGTCGCCACGGAGGGCGGCCGGCTGGTCGGCGAGCTCCAGGCCAAGGGCGGCGTCTGGGTTCCGTTCCCGGCAGGCTCGAAGAATCCGCTCGCGATGGCGCTCAACGTCGGCCGCCTCGCCCGCCTCTGCCGGCGCGAAGGCGTCGGGCTGATCCACGCGCGCTCGCGCGCCCCGGCCTGGGTGGCGCTCGGCGCGGCGCGGAGGCTCAGGCTGCCCTTCGTCACGACCTATCACGGCAGCTATTCGGGCCGGACCGGTGTGAAGGTGCTCTACAACTCGGTGATGGCGCGGGGCGACGCGGTGATCGCCAACTCGCACTACACCGCCGACCTGATCCGGCGCCTGCACGCCGAGCAGGCGGGGGACCGGGTTCAGGTGATCCACCGCGGCACGGATCTCGCCGCCTTCACGCCGGTTGCGGTCGGGCCCGGGCGAGTCGAGGCCCTGCGCCGGAGCTGGGGCGTGGCGCCCCACGAGCGCGTGGTGCTGCTCGCCGCCCGGCTCACCGCCTGGAAGGGCCACCGCGTGCTGATCGAGGCCGCGGCGCTGATGCGGGGCCGCGGCGTCGGCGACCTCGCGGTGGTGCTGGCGGGCGACCCCCAGGGCCGGGAGGGCTACGTCCGCGAGATCGACGCCCTGATCGCCGCGCGCGGCCTCCAGGGCATCGTGCGACGCGTCGGGCACTGCACCGACATGCCGGCGGCCTTTCGCGCGGCGTCCGTGGTGGCGGTGCCCTCCGTCGAGCCCGAGGCCTTCGGCCGGGCCGCGGTCGAGGCGCAGGCGCTCGGGACACCCGTCGTCGTCTCCGACCTCGGTGCCGTGCCCGAGACGGTGCTGAGCCCGCCCGACGTCGAGCCTGGCCAGCGCACCGGCTGGCGCGTGCCGGCCGGGGACGCCGACGCGCTGGCCGCCGCGCTCGGCGACGCCCTCGCGCTCGGCGCCAGCGCCCGCGACGCGCTGGGCCGCCGCGCCCGGGCGCATGTCGAGGCGAATTTCTCGCTGGAGCGCATGGTCGGCGACACGCTCGACGTCTACGCGCGCCTCCTCGGACGGGCCACCTGA
- the rpmI gene encoding 50S ribosomal protein L35, translating into MPKLKTKSGAKKRFKITGTGKVMYAQAGKRHGMIKRTTKQIRNLRGTTTLFEGDAANVKKYFLPNQR; encoded by the coding sequence ATGCCCAAGCTGAAGACCAAGTCGGGCGCCAAGAAGCGCTTCAAGATCACCGGCACCGGCAAGGTGATGTACGCCCAGGCCGGCAAGCGCCACGGGATGATCAAGCGGACCACGAAGCAGATCCGCAACCTGCGCGGCACCACGACCCTGTTCGAGGGCGATGCCGCCAACGTGAAGAAGTACTTCCTGCCCAACCAGCGGTAA
- a CDS encoding DUF1150 family protein: protein MTDLNPSPLTPADLDPAEFNTADLAALGEGHIAYVRPITSDEVKRMFPQAPDLTPGLDLFALLSASGAPILLADSREVVLANAFAHDLQPVSLH, encoded by the coding sequence ATGACCGATCTGAACCCGTCTCCCCTCACGCCGGCCGACCTCGATCCGGCCGAGTTCAACACCGCCGATCTCGCGGCGCTCGGCGAGGGCCACATCGCCTACGTGCGCCCGATCACCTCGGACGAGGTCAAGCGGATGTTCCCGCAGGCGCCCGACCTGACGCCCGGCCTCGACCTCTTCGCCCTGCTCTCGGCGAGCGGCGCCCCGATCCTGCTCGCGGATTCCCGCGAGGTCGTGCTGGCCAACGCCTTCGCGCACGACCTGCAGCCGGTCAGCCTGCACTGA
- the pheS gene encoding phenylalanine--tRNA ligase subunit alpha gives MATTDLDTLERDLLSQVEAASDEAALETVRVAALGKKGSVSELLKTLGAMTPDERKARGPLINGLRDRVQGALAGRREALAEAALEARLAAERIDVTLPLREAPDARGRIHPISQVMEEITAIFADMGFSVAEGPDIETDELNFTALNFPPGHPAREMHDTFFLAPDAQGKRKVLRTHTSPVQIRTMRSKAPPIRVIIPGRTYRHDSDQTHTPMFHQCEGLVIDKAANIANLKWVLEEFCRAFFEVEAVKMRFRPSFFPFTEPSAEVDIQCSRKGGEIRFGEGTDWLEILGCGMVHPNVLRNCGLDPDEVQGFAFGVGLDRIAMLKYGMPDLRPFFEADVRWLDHYGFRPLDVPSLVAGLTA, from the coding sequence ATGGCGACGACCGACCTCGACACGCTCGAACGCGATCTCCTGTCCCAGGTCGAGGCGGCCTCCGACGAGGCCGCCCTGGAGACCGTGCGCGTCGCCGCACTCGGCAAGAAGGGCAGCGTCTCGGAACTCTTGAAGACGCTCGGCGCGATGACGCCCGACGAGCGCAAGGCGCGCGGCCCCCTGATTAACGGCTTGCGCGACCGGGTGCAGGGTGCGCTCGCCGGCCGCCGCGAGGCTCTGGCCGAGGCGGCGCTCGAAGCCCGGCTCGCCGCCGAGCGGATCGACGTCACCCTGCCCCTGCGCGAGGCGCCCGACGCCCGCGGGCGCATCCACCCGATCTCCCAGGTGATGGAGGAGATCACCGCGATCTTCGCCGATATGGGCTTCTCGGTCGCGGAAGGTCCCGACATCGAGACGGACGAACTGAACTTCACGGCACTGAACTTCCCGCCCGGCCACCCGGCCCGCGAGATGCACGACACCTTCTTCCTCGCGCCCGACGCGCAGGGAAAGCGCAAGGTGCTGCGCACCCACACCTCGCCGGTGCAGATCCGCACGATGCGGTCGAAAGCGCCGCCGATCCGCGTGATCATCCCGGGCCGGACCTACCGGCACGATTCGGACCAGACCCACACGCCGATGTTCCACCAGTGCGAGGGGCTGGTGATCGACAAGGCCGCCAACATCGCCAACCTCAAATGGGTGCTGGAGGAGTTCTGCCGCGCCTTCTTCGAGGTCGAGGCGGTGAAGATGCGCTTCCGCCCCTCGTTCTTCCCCTTCACCGAGCCCTCGGCGGAGGTCGATATCCAGTGTTCGCGCAAGGGCGGCGAGATCCGCTTCGGCGAGGGCACCGACTGGCTGGAGATCCTCGGCTGCGGCATGGTCCACCCGAACGTGCTGCGCAATTGCGGGCTCGATCCGGACGAGGTCCAGGGCTTCGCCTTCGGCGTCGGCCTCGACCGCATCGCCATGCTGAAATACGGCATGCCGGACCTGCGCCCCTTCTTTGAGGCGGACGTGCGCTGGCTAGACCATTACGGCTTCCGCCCGCTCGACGTGCCGAGCCTGGTCGCTGGCCTCACTGCCTGA
- a CDS encoding HesA/MoeB/ThiF family protein, giving the protein MALAPEEIERYARHLVLAEVGGPGQNRLKAARVLVIGAGGLGAPLIQYLAAAGIGTIGIVDDDTVSLSNLQRQVIHGTPDIGRPKVESAGDAVARLNPHVAVVAHPHRITPENAVDLIAQYDLVADGSDNFATRYAVSDACFHARRPLVTAALGRFDGSLTTIRAHETGAAGHPNPTYRCLFPEPPPAGSIPPCAEAGVLGALAGVMGSLMAMEVVRAVTGFGEPLVGRLLMVDARAMRFETLSYGWDAANPLSGTGG; this is encoded by the coding sequence ATGGCCCTCGCCCCCGAAGAGATCGAACGCTACGCCCGCCACCTCGTGCTCGCCGAGGTGGGCGGCCCCGGCCAGAACCGGCTGAAGGCCGCCCGCGTGCTGGTGATCGGGGCGGGAGGGCTCGGAGCACCGCTGATCCAGTATCTCGCCGCCGCCGGCATCGGCACGATCGGCATCGTGGACGACGACACCGTCTCGCTCTCGAATTTGCAGCGGCAGGTGATCCACGGAACGCCCGATATCGGTCGCCCGAAGGTGGAGAGCGCGGGCGACGCGGTCGCGCGCCTCAACCCGCACGTCGCCGTGGTCGCCCATCCGCACCGGATCACGCCCGAGAACGCGGTGGACCTGATCGCGCAGTACGATCTGGTGGCGGACGGCTCGGACAACTTCGCCACCCGCTACGCCGTCTCGGACGCCTGCTTCCACGCCCGGCGCCCGCTGGTCACCGCCGCGCTCGGACGCTTCGACGGCTCGCTCACCACGATCCGGGCGCACGAGACGGGTGCGGCGGGACACCCGAACCCGACCTATCGCTGCCTGTTCCCGGAGCCACCGCCGGCGGGCTCGATTCCGCCCTGCGCCGAGGCCGGCGTGCTCGGGGCGCTCGCGGGCGTGATGGGCTCGCTCATGGCCATGGAGGTGGTCCGCGCGGTCACCGGTTTCGGCGAGCCCCTGGTCGGCCGCCTCCTGATGGTGGATGCGCGCGCGATGCGTTTCGAGACGCTGTCCTACGGCTGGGACGCCGCGAACCCGCTCAGCGGGACGGGTGGGTGA
- a CDS encoding glycosyltransferase family 4 protein encodes MRIAQIAPLSEAVPPKFYGGTERVVSWITEELVRQGHDVTLFASGDSQTSAKLAACTPEGLRLLGYRDHTASHLAMLHQVHRRAHEFDILHFHIDLLQYPMFEDLNHKCVTTMHGRLDVPDFMPVYRTFTGMPLVSISDNQRLPMPPDVNWISTIHHGLPKENCPYYPESKGGYLAFLGRISPEKRPDRAIEMAIRSGTPLKIAAKVDKADQDYWDEVIEPMIHHPLVEYIGEINEEQKKDFLGNALALAFPIDWPEPFGLVMIEAMSAGTPVIAFRNGSVPEVIKDGVGGVLCDSMDDAVAAVAKVKTMSRAGVRQHFETAFTAECMVKKYVAAYEQLIARQGEVIRMPKAAAFTPNLGELNGTARPGLSVAAMPV; translated from the coding sequence GTGCGCATTGCCCAGATCGCTCCGCTCTCGGAGGCTGTGCCCCCGAAGTTCTACGGCGGCACCGAGCGCGTCGTCAGCTGGATCACCGAGGAGCTGGTCCGCCAGGGCCATGACGTCACGCTGTTCGCCAGCGGCGATTCGCAGACGAGCGCCAAGCTCGCCGCGTGCACGCCGGAGGGCCTGCGCCTGCTCGGCTACCGCGACCACACCGCGAGCCACCTCGCGATGCTGCATCAGGTCCATCGCCGGGCGCACGAGTTCGACATCCTGCACTTCCACATCGACCTGCTTCAGTACCCGATGTTCGAGGACCTGAACCACAAGTGCGTCACCACGATGCACGGCCGCCTCGACGTGCCGGACTTCATGCCGGTCTACCGCACCTTCACGGGCATGCCCCTGGTCTCGATCTCCGACAACCAGCGCCTGCCGATGCCGCCGGACGTGAACTGGATCTCGACGATCCATCACGGCCTGCCGAAGGAGAACTGCCCGTACTACCCCGAGTCGAAGGGCGGCTACCTCGCCTTCCTCGGCCGCATCTCGCCCGAGAAGCGCCCCGACCGCGCGATCGAGATGGCGATCCGCTCCGGCACGCCGCTGAAGATCGCCGCCAAGGTCGACAAGGCCGACCAGGATTACTGGGACGAGGTGATCGAGCCGATGATCCACCACCCGCTGGTGGAGTATATCGGCGAGATCAACGAGGAGCAGAAGAAGGACTTCCTCGGCAACGCGCTGGCGCTCGCCTTCCCGATCGACTGGCCGGAGCCCTTCGGCCTGGTGATGATTGAGGCGATGTCGGCCGGCACGCCGGTGATCGCCTTCCGCAACGGCTCGGTGCCCGAGGTGATCAAGGACGGCGTCGGCGGCGTGCTCTGCGACTCGATGGACGACGCGGTCGCCGCGGTCGCAAAGGTCAAGACCATGAGCCGGGCGGGCGTGCGCCAGCACTTCGAGACCGCCTTCACGGCCGAGTGCATGGTGAAGAAGTACGTGGCCGCCTACGAGCAGCTGATCGCCCGCCAGGGCGAGGTGATCCGGATGCCGAAGGCCGCCGCCTTCACGCCGAACCTGGGCGAGCTGAACGGCACCGCGCGCCCCGGCCTCTCGGTCGCCGCCATGCCGGTCTGA